The stretch of DNA CTTACCGTTCCGCCATCATTTGTCACGATAATGCTTGGACTTACCATAAAATTTTTATATTTTACGCCCTCTCTCCATGACTTTCCACGTTCCATATCAGTCGTTAATCTTGCAGCTAATTGATTATTTACTACGTGATTTATATCGATACCACCACCATATCTACTCCAGCTGCCAACTCTTCCTGAGAGCTTATAAACAGGCATAAAATTTGCCTTCTTACTAACTAGGTTTACAACTGCGCCGCCATCGCTTCTTCCATATAAGATCGAAGCTGGCCCTTTTAAAATTTCAACTCTCTCAACATTTGCTGTACTGCGTCTTATCTGGCCAGAGTCTCTAACACCGTCTCTATATATATCACCGCCATCAACACTAAAGCCTCTTATCTTGATGCTCTCGCCTCTCATATCATAGCCTGCATCAATACCAGCATTTCCTTCTAGGATACTTGAGAGATCATTTGTACCGTAGTTTCTGTTCTTTTGTATATCTATATTTTCGATAGTTTGTGGCGTCTCTTTGTTACTGAGTCCATTTCTATTGATATCCGCACTATCATACGCGATATAACCTTTTAGGGTATTTTGCTCCGAGATACCTTCCACCTCGATAGTTGGTAAAACAACTGAATAATCACTGTTATTTGTATCTAAAGCCCACAGCGAGCTAAAGATCAGTGATGAAGCAAGTATGCTAAACTTCATAGAATTCCTTTAGATAAAATTAAAATCGATATTCTATATCAAAATAGCTTAAAATATTTACGTTATATTGATACTTATTAAACTTTGCTAATTTATTGTTAAAATTTAGTTCGATTTAGAATTATCGTTTGCCAAATCTTAAAACAAAATGCATTACTATTGCTGCTAAAAAATTTTAAGATTAAGGCTAGTATTTCAATGATCACACATTAACGTGAGCTTTTTGGACTTTTTGATGAGGTGATAGATATAAAAAGTGAGTAAATTTGACTGCAAAGGCAGCCAAATTTATATTATGCTTTTTTAGTAAAAACTCCGACATAAATAGCATAGATAAAGCCGATCGCTACGGCATATGGAGCGTAAGGAGTGATGCCAGCTCCTGAGCTTGCAAGTATGAAGTTGTGGCTTATCGCAGCGCCTGCTCCCATGCCTAAAACAAATACAGCTGAGCTTAAATTTCCAGCTCCCATTTGCACTAAATGTTTGCCTGGGCAGCCATAACTTAGGCTAAAGCAAAGACCAGCGAGCGTCATACTAAGAAAGTTCCAAAGAATGTCATTGTGAGCGATAGGCTGACCTTCAAAGCCAAATTTGTATTGATTTAACACTAAATTTGTAATGCTTGCAAAAACAATAACCGAGACGATGCCATAAAACATTGAAAAATCACGCTCGAAAACTTTACTGATCGCACCAACCGAACAAAATTTGCTTCTTTGCATAAAAACACCAATAACAATGGCGCAAATAAGTGAGATAAAGATATTTGCATGCATTGAACCTGGGCCTTTTTCTGAGCTAAATAATGCACCATTATCACCAAGCTTTAAACCAAAAACAAGGGCTGCTAAAAGCAAAACAGCAATAATTAATGGTAAAAAGGCAACTGGTTTTGTAGTGGCGTCATTTTCAGGTATAACGTAACCATTTTTCTTGAAAAATCGTCCAACAAAAACGCCGGCGAATAGACCGACAAAACCAGCAATAGCAGTCATATCTCCGCCGCCAAGGCGCAAAAAGGCTCTCCAAGGGCAGCCCAAAAAGATAAGGCAACCAATCATAGCAAACACACCTAGAAAAAATCTAGAAAATGCTGCACTGCCAGATACTGGAGTGAAATTTCTACTCCAAAGCAGGCTAGCTAAAAAGCCTCCGATGATAAGCCCTAAAATTTCAGGTCTTAGATACTGCACTACTTTTGCTTGATGAAAGCCAAAAGCACCTACACTATCTCTTAAAAAGCAAGCCGCGCAAACACCCATATTTGCTGGGTTGCCAAAATAAACAAGCACTGGGCCAAGAATGCCTAAGCTTGCACCTGCGATGATGTAAAGCACTGTTTTATTCATGAATATTCCTGTGTATAGGGTAAAATCAAACTGATTTCTTAAACGACATTTTAATAATCATTAAATAAAACAAAGATTAATTTTTTTAAGAGCAAAGTAGATAAAATATGCAAAAATTTCATAAAAGGGATAAAAATGAAAGATTTTATGAGTTACGCAGATAGCCTAAAAATTCTAAAAGATACTATAAATGAGTGGGATAAGGTCGAAAAAGTAGCCATCACGGATGCACTTGATAGAAATATCGCCTACGACGTTGTGGCTGCTGAAAACTACCCAGCAAAGCCAGTCTCAGCGATGGACGGCTATGCTTTTGCCTTTAGAGATGGCCTAAGCGAGCTTGAGCTCATCACAGACCTTCCAGCAGGTAGCGACAAAGGGATAGTTATAGAGGGTAGTAAATGCGTAAAAACCTTCACCGGCTCGCTAATGAGCGAAGGCACTGACACGCTCGTACCAGTCGAAAACGTCGAGGTTAGCGGCTCAAAAATAATCATCAAAAAGAGCGTGCCAAAGGGTTTTGCTGTGCGCGAAGTAGGAGAAAGCTATAAAAAAGGTGAAATTTTGATCAAAAAAGGCACACGTCTAAGCTACGCTGAAATCGCACTTCTAGCAGAGCTTGGCCACTTTCACATAAGCGTCTTTATCCGTCCAAGAGTGGCGATACTTGCAACTGGTAGCGAGATAAAAGACCTTGGCGAGCCATTAGAAAATCCAGCACAAATTCACAGCTCAAATCACGTAGGCATCGCTATGCAGATACGCAAAATGGGCGCAGAGCCGGTCCTTTGCGAGATCGTAAGAGACAAGGCCGAGCTTGTCGAAAAAGCGATAATAAAGGCACTAAAATCAGCTGATATATTAGTGACGACTGGTGGCATAAGTATGGGGGACTATGACTTTGTAAAAGGCGCTTTAAATGAAAATTTTAGCCTTATCATCGAAGGTGCTGCCATAAAACCGGGTCGTCACATCAGAGTGGCAAAGTCAGGCGATAAATATATCTTTGCGCTGCCTGGATTTCCGTACTCGGCAATGGTTATGTGTGTGCTTTACGTGAGGGTGCTAATAAATGCGTGGTTTGGTCAAGAAGAGCCAAAGATCACGGCGATAATGGACGAAGACTATAAAAAACGCTCACCATTTTTAGAATTTACAGCTGTAAATTTAGAAAATCGTGAAGGAAAAAATTTTGTAAATCTAAATGGCAAAAAGCTTGGCAGTTCAGCGATCGTAAATAATTTAACAAACAAAGCCGCACTTTTAATGATCCCAATGGATAAAGAATTTCTCAAAAAAGGCGAGATAGTAGAAGTATTGATGATGCCTTGTTAAAATTTTAAGGATAAAAGTTGAACGCATTAGAAATTCAAACAATTATAGTTTTTCTGCTAATGGCATCACTTGCCTTTGGAATAGATCTTTTTGCTCATAAACATGATGAGAAAATTTCACTAAAACAAGCTGGCATTTGGTCTATTTTTTGGATAGGAGTTTCGGTACTTTTTGGCATATATTTATATTTTGAGCGAGGCAGTGAAATAGCAAGTCTTTATTTTGCAGGATATGCGCTAGAAAAGTCGCTCTCAGTAGATAATCTTTTTGTGATGATGGCGATTTTTTCATGGTTTAAGATACCTGAAATTTATCGCCACAGAGTGCTTTATTTTGGCGTTATAGGAGCTATGATATTTAGGCTCATCTTTGTAGCCGTAGGTACAATGCTTTTTGCCATCTCGCCTTGGATGGAGCTAATATTTGCGGCAATAGTCGCATATAGTGCCGTAATGATGATAAAAAAAGATAAGTGTGATGAGGATATAAAAGATTATTCAAACCACATAGCTTATAGGGCAGTTTATCGCTTCTTTCCGGTTTTACCACAGCTTTTTGGACATAGCTTTTTTGTTAAATTTAGCGAAATTTCTAAGCAAATTTCAGATAGTCAAAAAACTACTCTTAACGATCAAATTTTAAGGCTAAAAGCCACTTGGATAGCAACACCATTATTCTTGTGTCTTTGCGTGATTGAGCTAAGCGATGTGATATTTGCTTTTGATAGCGTTCCGGCTGTCATTGCTATGAGCAAAGATCCTGTGATTGTTTATTCAGCGATGATATTTGCGATACTTGGGCTAAGAACGCTTTATTTTGTGCTTGAAGCACTCAAAAATTTTTTAAAGTATTTAGAAATTTCTGTGATCGTGCTTTTATTTTTTATCGCAGTAAAGCTAGCTGTAAATGCGACTGCTCATATCTTTCATCATGGTTTTGAAATTTCTACACAAATTAGCCTTTTTATCATTCTAGCCATTCTTGGAGTTGGGGTCGTAGCAAGTTTGGTTAAAAAATAGCCACCACAAAAGTATGCAAGCTAAAGTTAGGCAAGGTTAAAATTAAAAATTTATAAGTATAGAGCTTTATATTTTGGTGTCTAAATTTTTTAGAATCTTGCTTGCTTGTGCAAAAATTTATTACTGTATATTTATGCTGCCGGCTGGAGTTGGCATATCGCCTTTTTCATCAGCAAATGGTGGCCCTTTTTGAAGCAAAGTGGTGATCTCAGATGCTACTTTTGGATCCATTTTTGCCATGATAGTTGATATCTTTTTGGCATCAAGAGCATAAAGTATGGTGGCCGCGTTTGATCTAGGCATTTTAGAGAGCACCTCAGCTGCCGCGCCATCTTTCATCTTAGAATACGACTCATTGACTTTATCACTAGTCATTGTGCGAAGTTCTTTTAAAATTTTCTCATTTTTGGCGACCACTTCATCGATCTCTTTGCGTTTTTGCTCGATTACTTTCATTGTCGCATTTAGGTCAGCTTCTTTTTTGGCAAGCTTTTTATTGTTTTCTTCATAGGCTGCTGCCGAGCTTGCGCGAAATACTTCTAAAGCTTGGCGCTGTTCATCTATGACCTCAAGTTCCTTCGAAATTTCTTCTTTTCTAGCTTCAAAAATTTGCGTACAATCAACTGGCACTTCAAAACAAAATGCAAAATTTAAAATAGTTAAGAGTAATAAAACCGCTCTCATCACAACTCGCTCTTAGCTGTAAATTTCATCACCGCAAACTCATCAAGTGCAAGTGCTTCGGCCTTTTGTATACGTTTTATCTCTTTTTTAAACTCTTCTTTTTCTAGATATTTCATCTTTTCGTACTCTAAATTTGCATTTTTATATTTATATTCGTAATGCGAAACCTCTTTTTTAGCTATTTCAAGGCTCTCTTTGCAGGCATTTAACTCTTGCCTTGCTATCTTTATAAACTCTAAATTTTCCTTTAGCTCACCTATATTGCCACTTTTTGGCAAGCAAAACTCCTCAAGCCTTGCTCTTAAATGTACTAAATTTTCTTCAAAATTTCTTACATTAAGCCTAGCAACGGCAAGCTTTGCCTCTACCTTATCCATCTCTTGTTTTCTTACGCGGACGATAGAGGTAAATTTGCTTTTCATCTAATGATCGTATCGCTTCTTTCAGGGCTTGTTGAGATGTAGCCGATCTTTACGCCAGTTAGCTCTTCTATTCTCTCGATATAAGCTCTTGCATTTGCTGGCAGATCTTCATATTTGCTTATACCTTTTACACTATCCCAGCCTGCAAGTTCTTCATAGATAGGAGTTGCATTTTCAAGATCTGTCGGCATATAATCGATAGTTTCACCGTTATATTGATAAGCTTTGCAAATTTTTACCACCTCAAATCCATCAAGAACATCAAGCTTCATAAGTGCATAAGTATCGACACCGTCAAGCCTTGATGCGTATTTTACACTCACAGCATCAAACCAACCACAACGTCTACGGCGACCTGTTGTTGTGCCAAATTCCTTACCAATATCGCACATCTTATCGCCATTTACACCCTTATCTTCTGTTGGGAAAGGACCAAAACCTACACGAGTTGTGTAAGCTTTTATAACACCTATTACTTCACCGATTTCTTTTGGATTTAGTCCAAGCCCTGTACAAGCACCTGCGCTTATGGTATTTGAGCTAGTTACGTATGGATATGTGCCATGGTCGATATCTAAAAGCGTGCCCTGAGCGCCTTCAAGTAATACCTTTTTATTTTCATCAAGTGCCTTCCATACTAGGTTTGTAGTATTTGCGATAAATGGAGCCAAAACCTCTTTATATCTTTTTAGCTCTTCAAGCAATTCATTCTCATTAGGAATTTTTACACCAAGTGCGTCAAATACGCATTTGTTTGTCTCAAAATCATGCATCAAGGCATCGCACAAACGCTCCGGCTCAAGTAGTTCGCCTACTCTGTGACCACTTCTACTTATTTTATCAGCATAAGTTGGTCCAATGCCTTTGCCAGTCGTACCGATTGCTTTTTCGCCTTTTAGTCTCTCTTTTGCTTGATCGATTTGGCTATGGTAGCTTAGATTTAAATGTGCTTTATCGCTAATATAAAGCCTTCCCTCTAAATTTTCAAACTGAGCCATTTCAGTGATTAATACTTCTGGGCAAACAACAACACCATTGCCAATAATATTTATGATATTTTTATGCAAAATTCCGCTTGGAACAAGATGAAGCGCGTATCTAACGCCATCAACCCAGATCGTATGGCCGGCATTATGGCCGCCTTGTGAGCGACAGATCATGTCATAGTTTAGTCCTAGCATATCAACTATCTTGCCTTTGCCCTCATCACCCCATTGAACTCCAACTACTAAATCAGCCTTTCTCATTCTTACTTCCTTAAATTAATTTTTTCTTCTATCAATGCATCTGTATAAACAGCAAAACCACTATTTATTTTTCCGTCTATTTCGTAGCTACCGCCACTTGCTATTATGCTGTTATTTCTTAAAAATCTAAAAAATAGACTATCGTAATATCTCATTTTTGAGTAATATAGCGGAACTATTCTTAAATTTTTATATTCTAAAGCGCTGGCTAAATTCCTCAAATTTTCAAGCGGTTCTTTTAGTTTACTTGGAGATATTTTTATTATCTCATCCAGCTCGCTAACTGATTTTAAAAGAGCAAGAGCGCTTAGCCATGGAACATTTTGAGATAAAATTTTTTCCATTTGTCCATTTTCAAAAATCTCAATAGGCACACTCAAAATTTCACAAATCACCCTTGGAATTTGCATATTACTCACTTGTAAAAATGTATCCATTTTTAGCTCATCAATAAGCTTTGCTACGATATTTATGCTTTTTAAAACATCATTTTCACCGATTAGTTCGGCTCCGATTTGATAAATTTCTTGGCTTGGATAGCGAAAGACTGGCTGGATATAAAACCATCTTTTTGATTCGTTTGCTTTTAGCCTTCTAAGCACGATCCTTACAGTATCTACCGTGCTATCAGCTCTTAGACTTATTTCGTGATTTAGACTATCGCTAAAACGCAAAAGATTTGTCGCATCTACACTTAAATGCTGGTGATATGAGAAAAATGGCGTTACGATCTCGCTAAAGCCTTCATTTTCTAAAATTTCACTAGCTTTTTGCTCGATCTGCCTCTTTAGCTTTGCGCTACTGGCAAAGTATAGCTTGCTTCCATTTGGGATTTCGTGCTCATAAACATTTAAAGCATTTTCATTCATTATTTATTCGCTCCACTCAAATTTAGATCATTGTCGCATAACAAAATTGCCTCATTAGCTAAATTTATTACGTTCTCTTTGTCTATTTTTATAAGGATCGTATCTAAAATTTCAGCTAATTTTTCATTTATTATTCTGATATCATCTACTTGATCTGCTATTTCGCCTTTTAATTTTTCGCTTACTTTTTCATCGCATTTAAGCAAATTTATCAAACGAGTCATAAGCTCTTTTGCACCTACTATTTTGCAAAGCATATTGTAGTTCTCATCATCTTGAAAATTTCTTACATTTAGCGGAGATGATAGAGCAAATTTAAATTTGAGCACATCATCCAGGCTAAGCTCTGGCGCAAAAAGCCGTCCTTGAAATCTACTAAAGCCAAATCCGACAAAAATTTCAAGCATGCTTTTATCTTCTAAATTTTTTATCATGACATCAAAATCAAATGTATCTGATACATACTTTATCATGCGTATGGTCTTTAGCGCTTCTACTGAGTCAAAAATTTGTTTGCAAAATCTTTTATCTATATTAAATCTATTTGTTTTTAACATACCTAACGCTTCTACTGAGCCCGAATAAGACGCAAAAT from Campylobacter concisus encodes:
- a CDS encoding flagellar export protein FliJ; the protein is MKSKFTSIVRVRKQEMDKVEAKLAVARLNVRNFEENLVHLRARLEEFCLPKSGNIGELKENLEFIKIARQELNACKESLEIAKKEVSHYEYKYKNANLEYEKMKYLEKEEFKKEIKRIQKAEALALDEFAVMKFTAKSEL
- a CDS encoding molybdopterin molybdotransferase MoeA, with translation MKDFMSYADSLKILKDTINEWDKVEKVAITDALDRNIAYDVVAAENYPAKPVSAMDGYAFAFRDGLSELELITDLPAGSDKGIVIEGSKCVKTFTGSLMSEGTDTLVPVENVEVSGSKIIIKKSVPKGFAVREVGESYKKGEILIKKGTRLSYAEIALLAELGHFHISVFIRPRVAILATGSEIKDLGEPLENPAQIHSSNHVGIAMQIRKMGAEPVLCEIVRDKAELVEKAIIKALKSADILVTTGGISMGDYDFVKGALNENFSLIIEGAAIKPGRHIRVAKSGDKYIFALPGFPYSAMVMCVLYVRVLINAWFGQEEPKITAIMDEDYKKRSPFLEFTAVNLENREGKNFVNLNGKKLGSSAIVNNLTNKAALLMIPMDKEFLKKGEIVEVLMMPC
- a CDS encoding TerC/Alx family metal homeostasis membrane protein — its product is MNALEIQTIIVFLLMASLAFGIDLFAHKHDEKISLKQAGIWSIFWIGVSVLFGIYLYFERGSEIASLYFAGYALEKSLSVDNLFVMMAIFSWFKIPEIYRHRVLYFGVIGAMIFRLIFVAVGTMLFAISPWMELIFAAIVAYSAVMMIKKDKCDEDIKDYSNHIAYRAVYRFFPVLPQLFGHSFFVKFSEISKQISDSQKTTLNDQILRLKATWIATPLFLCLCVIELSDVIFAFDSVPAVIAMSKDPVIVYSAMIFAILGLRTLYFVLEALKNFLKYLEISVIVLLFFIAVKLAVNATAHIFHHGFEISTQISLFIILAILGVGVVASLVKK
- a CDS encoding MotE family protein; the encoded protein is MRAVLLLLTILNFAFCFEVPVDCTQIFEARKEEISKELEVIDEQRQALEVFRASSAAAYEENNKKLAKKEADLNATMKVIEQKRKEIDEVVAKNEKILKELRTMTSDKVNESYSKMKDGAAAEVLSKMPRSNAATILYALDAKKISTIMAKMDPKVASEITTLLQKGPPFADEKGDMPTPAGSINIQ
- a CDS encoding ATP phosphoribosyltransferase regulatory subunit; the encoded protein is MNENALNVYEHEIPNGSKLYFASSAKLKRQIEQKASEILENEGFSEIVTPFFSYHQHLSVDATNLLRFSDSLNHEISLRADSTVDTVRIVLRRLKANESKRWFYIQPVFRYPSQEIYQIGAELIGENDVLKSINIVAKLIDELKMDTFLQVSNMQIPRVICEILSVPIEIFENGQMEKILSQNVPWLSALALLKSVSELDEIIKISPSKLKEPLENLRNLASALEYKNLRIVPLYYSKMRYYDSLFFRFLRNNSIIASGGSYEIDGKINSGFAVYTDALIEEKINLRK
- a CDS encoding adenylosuccinate synthase, with the translated sequence MRKADLVVGVQWGDEGKGKIVDMLGLNYDMICRSQGGHNAGHTIWVDGVRYALHLVPSGILHKNIINIIGNGVVVCPEVLITEMAQFENLEGRLYISDKAHLNLSYHSQIDQAKERLKGEKAIGTTGKGIGPTYADKISRSGHRVGELLEPERLCDALMHDFETNKCVFDALGVKIPNENELLEELKRYKEVLAPFIANTTNLVWKALDENKKVLLEGAQGTLLDIDHGTYPYVTSSNTISAGACTGLGLNPKEIGEVIGVIKAYTTRVGFGPFPTEDKGVNGDKMCDIGKEFGTTTGRRRRCGWFDAVSVKYASRLDGVDTYALMKLDVLDGFEVVKICKAYQYNGETIDYMPTDLENATPIYEELAGWDSVKGISKYEDLPANARAYIERIEELTGVKIGYISTSPERSDTIIR
- a CDS encoding TonB-dependent receptor plug domain-containing protein produces the protein MKFSILASSLIFSSLWALDTNNSDYSVVLPTIEVEGISEQNTLKGYIAYDSADINRNGLSNKETPQTIENIDIQKNRNYGTNDLSSILEGNAGIDAGYDMRGESIKIRGFSVDGGDIYRDGVRDSGQIRRSTANVERVEILKGPASILYGRSDGGAVVNLVSKKANFMPVYKLSGRVGSWSRYGGGIDINHVVNNQLAARLTTDMERGKSWREGVKYKNFMVSPSIIVTNDGGTVSFEAQYTYDNAWRVPDRMPTKSVYDKLGIDYTKGFSHDGDFTEDKLHFSALS
- the yedE gene encoding YedE family putative selenium transporter — translated: MNKTVLYIIAGASLGILGPVLVYFGNPANMGVCAACFLRDSVGAFGFHQAKVVQYLRPEILGLIIGGFLASLLWSRNFTPVSGSAAFSRFFLGVFAMIGCLIFLGCPWRAFLRLGGGDMTAIAGFVGLFAGVFVGRFFKKNGYVIPENDATTKPVAFLPLIIAVLLLAALVFGLKLGDNGALFSSEKGPGSMHANIFISLICAIVIGVFMQRSKFCSVGAISKVFERDFSMFYGIVSVIVFASITNLVLNQYKFGFEGQPIAHNDILWNFLSMTLAGLCFSLSYGCPGKHLVQMGAGNLSSAVFVLGMGAGAAISHNFILASSGAGITPYAPYAVAIGFIYAIYVGVFTKKA